The Zingiber officinale cultivar Zhangliang chromosome 9A, Zo_v1.1, whole genome shotgun sequence genome window below encodes:
- the LOC122021141 gene encoding uncharacterized protein LOC122021141 — MESPFFFSNDPWSAAARRRPSGRGTQRPLFYVSDPWSAPHRYSGRTNQFPESAPTRAPEPSPAARPRVVSIPVHFGRSDDATEPAGPIRPETSKSDAAVAIQRVFRGNIVRKNIKILSQVALEVEEIEGRLRANEARLRVDSKERLQMNEMLMAQLLRLDSVRWAREYRRKVIRKVIALQEFLDAISVQIEESPNSVNSQASAEMNSNYVDSSGMSNDVVSNTISQDAICSVAEEVSPDSKDPILGSIEDGEDAEKKSDGNVSSDEGFKAQDSLACRNDSEEERMSEDEGFMVVAAEEATCNSPADVHSQKDPGLELTEQETCKVEAMEEVVQLPEDSARMTVEDEGFTVVAAEEATCNSLAGTDSQKDPGFEVTEQEMKEEATEEVVEMPEDSSWMTVKTGNGSTEVSGVEEALKKVMAESERLQELVAALCERNTEQCRLMAGLADRVGSLELAVQRMEKKNKKKRAKCSPVGKKGRYTK; from the coding sequence ATGGAGAGCCCTTTCTTCTTCTCGAACGATCCTTGGAGTGCCGCAGCTCGACGCCGTCCCAGCGGGAGAGGCACGCAGAGGCCCCTCTTCTATGTTTCCGACCCATGGAGCGCTCCCCACCGTTATTCCGGTCGAACCAATCAGTTCCCTGAGTCGGCGCCCACTCGTGCACCAGAGCCGTCGCCTGCCGCAAGGCCTCGCGTTGTTTCCATCCCCGTCCACTTTGGCCGATCTGACGACGCCACCGAACCTGCTGGGCCAATTCGGCCGGAAACCTCCAAGTCAGACGCCGCCGTCGCTATCCAGAGAGTTTTTCGAGGCAACATTGTGCGCAAGAACATCAAAATACTTTCCCAGGTCGCCTTGGAGGTGGAGGAGATTGAGGGAAGGCTCCGCGCCAACGAGGCGCGGTTACGGGTGGACTCCAAGGAGCGATTGCAGATGAATGAAATGCTGATGGCGCAGCTTCTTCGCCTCGATTCCGTCCGCTGGGCCAGGGAGTATCGGAGAAAGGTGATCCGCAAGGTGATCGCGCTACAGGAGTTTCTGGATGCGATCTCGGTCCAAATTGAAGAATCCCCCAATTCGGTCAATTCTCAAGCATCTGCGGAGATGAACTcgaattatgttgattctagtGGTATGTCTAACGATGTTGTCTCCAATACGATTTCACAAGACGCAATTTGCTCCGTCGCTGAGGAAGTCAGTCCAGATAGTAAAGATCCAATCTTGGGCTCCATTGAAGATGGCGAAGATGCAGAAAAGAAATCGGATGGCAATGTGTCGTCCGATGAGGGATTCAAAGCCCAAGATTCCCTAGCTTGCAGGAATGACTCTGAGGAGGAAAGGATGTCGGAAGATGAAGGATTCATGGTGGTTGCAGCAGAGGAAGCAACCTGCAACTCCCCGGCAGACGTGCATTCGCAGAAAGATCCTGGTCTCGAGTTAACGGAGCAAGAGACTTGTAAGGTTGAAGCAATGGAGGAAGTTGTGCAATTGCCAGAGGATTCTGCCCGAATGACTGTGGAAGATGAAGGATTCACGGTGGTTGCAGCAGAGGAGGCAACCTGCAACTCCCTGGCTGGCACCGATTCGCAGAAAGATCCCGGTTTTGAGGTAACGGAGCAAGAGATGAAGGAGGAGGCAACGGAGGAAGTTGTGGAAATGCCAGAGGATTCTTCCTGGATGACTGTGAAAACTGGGAACGGTTCGACGGAGGTTTCGGGGGTGGAGGAGGCACTGAAGAAGGTGATGGCGGAGAGCGAGAGGCTGCAGGAGCTGGTGGCGGCCTTGTGCGAGCGGAACACGGAGCAATGTAGGCTGATGGCAGGGCTGGCAGATAGGGTGGGGAGCTTGGAGCTGGCGGTGCAGAGGAtggagaagaagaacaagaagaagcgtGCCAAGTGTTCCCCCGTGGGCAAGAAGGGCCGTTATACAAAGTAG